TAGAGCAGATATTAAATCTAACTCCTGATGGTAATAAAATGATTAATTTATTAAGTAATAAATTAAAAATATCTGCTAGATCTTTTCATCGTATAATGAGAGTAGCCCGCACAATTGCAGATCTAAGTGCTGAGGAGAAATGTGATGCTAAACATATTGCCGAATCAGCAGGATATCGTATGGAAATGCTTAACGTTAGTGAATAATTAAAAAAAATGAAACAATGCGTAAAAAAATACGTTAGATAATATTAAAATATCTTGTAGGATCAATAAAGGATTCTTATATATTTAATAATTGAAATTTTAATAATGAATAATAAAATTAAATTTGCCTAAGGAGAATTATAAATGGCTAAAGTTATTGGTATTGATCTAGGAACAACTAATTCCTGTGTTTCTGTGATGGATGGCAAAAATGCTCGTGTTATCGAGAATGCAGAGGGTGCACGTACAACGCCATCTATAGTTGCCTTGTTGTCTGATGGAGAGCGTTTAGTAGGACAACCAGCTAAGCGTCAAGCTGTTACTAATCCAGATGGTACTATATTTGCTGTGAAACGTCTTATAGGTAGACGTTTTGATGATCCTACTGTAGAAAAAGATAGTAAATTGGTGCCTTATAAAATTGTAAAAGGTGATAATGGTGATGCATGGGTAGAAGTAGATGGTAAAAAATATTCTCCATCACAAATTTCTGCTATGATATTACAAAAAATGAAAGAAACTGCAGAAGCTAATTTAGGAGAAAAAATTGAGCAAGCAGTTATAACTGTTCCAGCTTATTTTAATGATGCACAACGTCAAGCTACTAAAGATGCAGGTAAAATAGCAGGATTAGATGTATTACGTATTATTAATGAACCAACAGCTGCCGCGCTAGCTTATGGATTAGATAAAAAAGATGGTAAGACTATCGCTGTATATGACTTAGGTGGCGGTACTTTTGACGTTTCTATCTTAGAAATTGGTGACGGGGTATTTGAAGTTAAATCTACTAATGGTGATACTTTCCTTGGTGGTGAAGATTTTGATATGCGTCTAGTAAGTTATTTTGCTGATGAATTTAAAGCAGAAAATGGTATAGATTTACGTAATGATAAATTAGCTTTACAACGTTTAAAAGAAGCAGCTGAAAAAGCAAAGGTAGAATTATCTTCTGCACAACAAACAGAAATTAACTTACCGTTCATTACTGCAGATGCCTCTGGTCCAAAACATTTAACTATGAAGTTAACTAGAGCAAAGTTTGAATCTTTAGTAGATGATCTTGTTAAACGTACGATTGAACCTTGTAAAGCAGCTTTAAAAGATGCTGGTTTAAAAGCGGGTGAAGTAGATGAAGTTGTGCTAGTTGGTGGTATGACTCGTATGCCTAAAATTCAAGAAATCGTGAAAAATTTCTTTGGTAAAGAACCACATAAAGGTGTGAATCCTGATGAGGTTGTAGCTATGGGTGCTGCTA
The Bartonella sp. DGB1 genome window above contains:
- the dnaK gene encoding molecular chaperone DnaK, translated to MAKVIGIDLGTTNSCVSVMDGKNARVIENAEGARTTPSIVALLSDGERLVGQPAKRQAVTNPDGTIFAVKRLIGRRFDDPTVEKDSKLVPYKIVKGDNGDAWVEVDGKKYSPSQISAMILQKMKETAEANLGEKIEQAVITVPAYFNDAQRQATKDAGKIAGLDVLRIINEPTAAALAYGLDKKDGKTIAVYDLGGGTFDVSILEIGDGVFEVKSTNGDTFLGGEDFDMRLVSYFADEFKAENGIDLRNDKLALQRLKEAAEKAKVELSSAQQTEINLPFITADASGPKHLTMKLTRAKFESLVDDLVKRTIEPCKAALKDAGLKAGEVDEVVLVGGMTRMPKIQEIVKNFFGKEPHKGVNPDEVVAMGAAIQAGVLQGDVKDVLLLDVTPLSLGIETLGGVFTRLIERNTTIPTKKSQIFSTADDNQSAVTIRVAQGEREMVADNKLLGQFDLVGIPPAPRGMPQIEVTFDIDANGIVNVSAKDKGTGKEHQIRIQASGGLSDEEIEKMVKDAEANAEEDKKRRNMVEVKNQAEALVHTTEKSLADYGDKLSEADKKEIEAALQDLRSSLEDTDADVIKGKTEVLAQASMKLGQAMYEAQANTEENSDQPDNTEDKDVVDVDFEEVDDEEKKKK